From one Prochlorococcus marinus str. MIT 0912 genomic stretch:
- a CDS encoding LexA family protein has translation MDSRNSYSSLKKSLSKLLIPLVKDTISAGFPSPAEDYIELGIDLNKYLIKNPISTFFLRVSGNSMNNAGIYNNDLLIIDRSINPNPGHIVVALLDGEFTLKRLIKKQNNYYLKADKENYPAINLYEYIDIQIWGVAIYSIHELQKSKI, from the coding sequence ATGGATTCAAGGAACTCGTACTCCTCTTTAAAGAAAAGCTTGTCAAAACTCTTAATTCCATTAGTAAAAGATACTATTTCCGCAGGTTTCCCTTCTCCTGCAGAAGATTACATAGAACTCGGCATCGATCTAAATAAATACTTAATCAAAAATCCAATCAGTACGTTCTTTCTACGTGTAAGCGGTAATTCAATGAATAACGCAGGAATTTATAATAATGATTTATTAATAATAGATCGAAGCATAAACCCAAACCCTGGACATATTGTAGTTGCTCTCTTGGATGGAGAATTTACTTTAAAAAGACTTATAAAAAAGCAAAATAATTATTATCTAAAAGCAGATAAAGAAAATTATCCAGCAATAAACTTATATGAATATATAGATATTCAAATATGGGGAGTAGCGATCTATTCGATACATGAACTACAAAAATCAAAAATCTAA
- a CDS encoding ArnT family glycosyltransferase produces MQFHPSIVINYKKVKVEFINFFSKNKIIIVPLIFVLLYISLYFLIDVSTQSLVAHDEGLYARRARLLELSDNWFSPPFQNPHHKTLGSYWFISLSIRWFGTSELALRLPSIISSFFCLISSYLIALIITNKKSALISVFSLSSMPLWIQYSRYASPDIPFVLCILLVILFFLKSLISSENIRQYFYIFLSGLFISTSFFIRSYMAFVPLIGLTPFISYHLFRKENIFYIFFCTGIFIGSIPTFLNFYFAHQNFGIIGITSLFDFARKQAVGEIGFNNLLFIPLNFLYLTFPVGILFLIIFVFTRPNSRSKYPLLIYIYPFLSLTLLLSMSTSYPHYYLFLLPSLCIMFSTYLTSNSFRYPFSKFTISFLLLFIILFVSSILLLFIIHYNELVFEYSYGYPLIIYFISSFLFLAYFSSIRFLFDIKYFRFNLINFFYNIVIPQFISLLLLFNFGVLGNPNYKTKIFLKDEVVLSIVNSNTIYLYGVESKIQTLLSYYLPSSKVIYDFDKIRKFKYVITSDINDFEKLDVMNLFTSVKKFDNHLLLMNISK; encoded by the coding sequence ATGCAATTTCATCCATCAATTGTTATTAACTATAAGAAGGTTAAAGTAGAATTTATAAATTTCTTTTCTAAGAATAAAATAATCATTGTACCTTTAATTTTTGTACTTTTATATATATCACTTTATTTCCTTATCGATGTTTCTACTCAAAGTCTAGTTGCACATGATGAGGGACTTTACGCTAGAAGAGCAAGATTGCTTGAATTATCTGATAATTGGTTTTCTCCCCCTTTCCAAAATCCTCACCATAAGACCTTAGGAAGTTATTGGTTTATATCATTATCTATAAGGTGGTTCGGAACTAGTGAATTAGCTCTAAGGCTTCCTAGTATCATTTCATCATTCTTTTGCTTAATTAGCTCTTATTTAATTGCATTAATAATTACAAATAAAAAATCTGCATTGATCTCTGTGTTCTCACTTTCATCAATGCCTTTATGGATACAATATTCAAGATATGCGAGCCCTGATATTCCATTTGTATTGTGCATCCTTTTGGTTATTCTATTTTTCCTTAAATCTTTAATTTCTTCTGAAAATATTAGACAGTATTTTTATATATTTTTGTCTGGCCTTTTTATATCTACATCTTTTTTTATAAGAAGTTATATGGCCTTTGTCCCTCTGATAGGACTCACACCATTTATTTCTTATCATTTGTTTAGAAAAGAAAATATTTTTTATATTTTCTTTTGTACTGGAATATTTATAGGCTCAATACCAACGTTTCTTAATTTTTATTTCGCACATCAAAATTTTGGGATCATTGGCATTACAAGCCTTTTTGATTTCGCAAGGAAACAGGCAGTCGGTGAAATTGGTTTCAATAATTTATTATTTATACCTTTGAATTTTCTTTATTTAACTTTCCCAGTTGGAATATTATTCCTTATAATTTTTGTTTTTACTAGACCTAATAGTAGGAGTAAGTATCCTTTATTGATTTATATTTATCCTTTTTTATCTTTGACTTTATTACTTTCTATGTCTACTTCATATCCTCACTATTATCTTTTTCTCTTGCCTTCTTTATGTATAATGTTTTCTACATACTTAACTTCTAACTCATTTAGATATCCCTTTTCAAAATTTACTATTAGTTTTTTATTATTATTTATAATTTTATTTGTATCATCTATCCTTTTGTTATTTATTATTCATTATAACGAATTAGTATTCGAGTATTCTTATGGATATCCCTTAATTATTTATTTTATTTCCTCTTTTTTATTCCTAGCATATTTTTCTTCAATAAGATTTCTATTTGATATTAAATATTTTCGGTTTAATTTAATTAATTTTTTTTATAATATAGTTATACCTCAATTTATTTCTTTATTACTATTGTTTAATTTTGGAGTATTAGGTAATCCAAACTATAAAACTAAAATTTTCTTAAAAGATGAAGTTGTATTATCAATTGTAAATTCTAATACCATTTATTTGTATGGTGTTGAAAGTAAAATTCAGACTTTATTGTCATATTATTTACCTTCCTCAAAGGTTATATATGATTTTGATAAAATCAGGAAGTTTAAATATGTAATTACTTCTGATATTAATGACTTCGAAAAACTTGATGTAATGAATCTCTTTACTTCTGTTAAAAAATTTGACAATCACTTATTATTAATGAACATTAGTAAATAA
- a CDS encoding DUF3082 domain-containing protein gives MNSPSNGFKKESDNKATTSLSAKDSSSSEPKKGPLSFLSGSITSLSFSLLSLFISKKIVLYFSIHTPNYSSPIAQSIASGFKTLIIGISFLATFTFGFIGLGLFLVFIRSLIEANNEQTD, from the coding sequence ATGAATTCACCTAGTAATGGATTTAAAAAAGAATCAGATAACAAAGCTACTACATCATTAAGTGCTAAAGATAGCTCTAGTTCTGAGCCAAAGAAGGGACCTTTAAGCTTTCTTTCCGGTTCAATTACAAGTTTATCGTTTAGCTTGTTAAGCCTATTTATAAGTAAAAAAATAGTTTTATATTTTTCTATTCATACCCCTAATTATTCTTCACCAATTGCCCAAAGTATTGCCTCTGGTTTTAAAACACTGATTATCGGAATTAGCTTTCTCGCAACTTTTACGTTTGGATTTATTGGACTAGGTTTGTTTTTAGTATTTATTCGAAGTTTGATAGAAGCCAATAACGAACAAACAGACTAG
- a CDS encoding DUF2103 domain-containing protein, whose product MGRLVQNHSTNIEGLIKWLKKIATSDEIKTVTPASLSKTNGRGEKLELKVTVKTNEGYKLLARKGKLVQEVFLVTRLDEHEIINIIEKANPKGYRKKKGC is encoded by the coding sequence ATGGGAAGACTTGTCCAAAACCACAGCACAAACATTGAAGGCTTAATCAAATGGTTGAAAAAGATAGCAACTAGTGATGAGATTAAGACAGTTACTCCTGCCTCTCTATCAAAGACTAATGGGAGAGGTGAAAAGCTTGAACTAAAAGTAACTGTGAAAACGAATGAAGGTTATAAGTTACTTGCCAGGAAAGGTAAACTTGTACAAGAGGTCTTTCTGGTTACAAGGTTGGATGAGCATGAAATTATAAATATAATTGAGAAAGCTAATCCAAAGGGTTATCGGAAAAAGAAAGGTTGTTAG
- a CDS encoding 23S rRNA (pseudouridine(1915)-N(3))-methyltransferase RlmH: MINISHYKIIAIGKIKKKWIYQGIEMYLKRLPGLKVIEIKDNTQIKEEHSIKEIISKNEILVTLNENGQIFTSKQLATKLLNSHNQNITFVIGGASGLSPSLSSYASWQLSLSPLTFPHEIARLLLIEQLYRAKTITQGGPYHKE, encoded by the coding sequence ATGATTAATATTTCTCACTACAAAATCATTGCTATTGGAAAAATAAAAAAAAAGTGGATTTATCAAGGAATAGAAATGTATTTAAAAAGACTTCCTGGTTTAAAGGTTATAGAAATAAAAGATAACACTCAAATAAAAGAAGAACATTCGATCAAAGAAATAATTAGCAAAAACGAAATCCTTGTAACTCTCAATGAAAATGGTCAGATTTTTACATCAAAACAACTAGCAACAAAACTTCTAAATTCTCACAATCAAAATATTACTTTTGTTATTGGTGGGGCTTCGGGTCTTAGTCCTTCTCTCAGTAGTTACGCCTCTTGGCAATTAAGTCTTTCTCCTTTAACTTTTCCCCATGAAATAGCTCGGCTTCTATTAATAGAACAACTTTACCGGGCCAAAACCATAACCCAAGGAGGTCCATACCACAAAGAATAA
- a CDS encoding pyruvate dehydrogenase complex E1 component subunit beta has protein sequence MKGTLLFNALREAIDEEMARDPLVCVMGEDVGQYGGSYKVTKDLYEKYGEFRVLDTPIAENSFTGMAVGAAMTGLRPIVEGMNMGFLLLAFNQISNNMGMLRYTSGGNFTIPTVVRGPGGVGRQLGAEHSQRLEAYFHAVPGIKIVACSTPTNAKGLMKAAIRDNNPVLFFEHVLLYNLTEELPEGDYVCALDQADLVKEGRDITILTYSRMRHHCLKAVDLLEDKGIDVELIDLISLKPFDMETISNSIKKTHRVIIVEECMKTGGIAAELMSLITENCFDDLDSPPVRLSSQDIPTPYNGNLENLTIIQPHQIVDAAEKIINNGGVD, from the coding sequence GTGAAAGGGACCCTTTTATTTAATGCTCTTCGTGAAGCAATTGATGAAGAAATGGCTAGAGATCCCTTGGTCTGTGTAATGGGAGAAGATGTTGGTCAATACGGCGGGTCTTATAAAGTAACGAAAGATTTATATGAAAAATATGGTGAGTTCAGAGTATTAGATACACCAATTGCTGAAAATAGTTTTACTGGGATGGCTGTCGGTGCCGCCATGACAGGATTAAGACCAATTGTTGAAGGGATGAATATGGGGTTTTTATTGCTGGCTTTTAATCAGATTTCCAACAATATGGGAATGTTGAGATACACAAGTGGAGGGAATTTTACTATTCCAACAGTAGTTAGAGGTCCTGGCGGGGTTGGAAGACAATTAGGCGCTGAGCATAGTCAAAGGCTTGAAGCATATTTCCATGCAGTTCCTGGTATAAAAATTGTGGCTTGCAGCACGCCCACGAATGCAAAGGGTCTAATGAAAGCTGCCATAAGAGACAATAATCCTGTTCTTTTTTTTGAACATGTTCTTTTATATAACCTCACAGAAGAACTTCCTGAGGGTGATTATGTTTGTGCTCTAGATCAAGCCGATCTAGTAAAGGAAGGAAGAGACATTACAATTCTGACTTATTCAAGAATGCGACATCACTGTTTAAAAGCAGTTGATCTTCTTGAAGACAAAGGAATTGATGTTGAATTGATTGACTTAATAAGTCTTAAGCCTTTTGATATGGAAACTATTTCTAATTCTATAAAAAAAACTCATAGAGTAATCATTGTTGAAGAATGTATGAAGACAGGTGGTATTGCAGCCGAATTGATGTCTTTAATAACTGAGAATTGTTTTGATGATTTAGACTCTCCGCCTGTTCGTTTAAGCAGTCAAGATATTCCGACTCCTTATAATGGAAACTTGGAAAATCTAACTATTATTCAACCTCATCAAATTGTAGATGCTGCTGAGAAAATTATTAATAATGGAGGAGTTGATTAA
- the secD gene encoding protein translocase subunit SecD: MSRKNYWFLVVILFAVLSIFICTNIPFQLGLDLRGGSQLTLEVQPTEEIPKITPNEIEGVKAVLDKRVNGLGVSDSQLQTVGTNQLLLELPGEQDPSGAAKVLGETALLEFRIQRKGTEVKLRDLQSQRNSLESIIKLLEDNNNSAQLIKEININKEINQLFENYSINSDQILNIDQFNLLRNKINSDIADLFDATPLTGKYLINAGRRQDQNTNKWEVTLSFNNEGGELFADLTKSIAGSSRLLGIVIDGNSYSEASVGKQFETAGITGGAATISGNFTADDARNLEVQLRGGALPLPIDIIQIRTIGPSLGTQNIRLSLFAALTGLLFVGIFMILIYKLAGFVAVLALSFYSLFTLSIYALLPVTLTLPGIAGFILSIGMAVDANVLIFERLKEELLNGNTLIRSIDASFKNAFSSIIDGHLTTLISCITLFYLGTGFVKGFAATLGIGVVLSLFTALTCTKAILKFLMSFQGLRKISNFINPKLIPSPSINVQ; the protein is encoded by the coding sequence ATGAGTCGGAAGAATTATTGGTTTCTTGTAGTTATCCTTTTTGCAGTCCTAAGTATTTTTATCTGCACTAATATACCTTTCCAATTAGGTCTGGATCTACGTGGAGGTAGCCAACTAACATTAGAGGTTCAGCCTACTGAAGAAATACCAAAAATCACTCCCAATGAAATTGAAGGTGTTAAGGCTGTTCTTGATAAGAGGGTAAACGGCCTAGGAGTTTCTGATTCTCAACTTCAAACCGTAGGAACAAATCAATTGTTACTAGAACTTCCAGGAGAACAGGATCCCTCTGGTGCTGCAAAAGTATTAGGAGAAACGGCTCTATTAGAATTCAGAATTCAGAGAAAAGGTACAGAGGTTAAATTAAGAGATTTACAAAGTCAACGAAATAGCCTTGAATCTATTATTAAATTATTAGAAGATAATAATAATTCAGCTCAATTGATAAAGGAGATAAACATTAACAAGGAAATTAACCAGTTATTCGAAAATTATAGTATTAATTCTGACCAGATATTGAATATCGATCAATTCAATCTTTTAAGAAATAAAATAAATAGTGATATTGCAGATTTGTTTGACGCAACACCATTAACTGGCAAATATTTGATAAATGCAGGCAGACGTCAAGATCAAAATACAAACAAATGGGAAGTAACTTTAAGCTTCAATAATGAGGGAGGAGAATTGTTTGCAGATCTAACAAAATCCATTGCTGGCTCTTCTCGATTACTAGGAATTGTTATTGATGGCAACTCTTATAGCGAGGCAAGTGTTGGTAAGCAATTCGAGACTGCTGGTATTACTGGAGGGGCTGCGACAATTAGCGGTAATTTTACAGCTGATGATGCTAGAAATTTAGAAGTTCAACTAAGGGGAGGTGCTTTGCCTTTGCCTATAGATATTATTCAAATAAGAACTATTGGCCCTTCTTTAGGGACTCAAAATATTCGTTTAAGTCTTTTTGCTGCTTTAACAGGGTTACTCTTTGTTGGTATCTTTATGATTTTAATTTATAAACTAGCTGGATTTGTAGCTGTTCTGGCATTGTCCTTTTATTCTCTATTTACGCTTTCTATTTATGCATTACTACCGGTGACTCTTACTCTTCCAGGTATTGCTGGGTTTATATTAAGTATTGGAATGGCTGTTGATGCTAATGTTCTTATTTTTGAAAGATTAAAGGAAGAATTACTTAATGGAAACACTTTAATTCGTTCAATCGATGCAAGTTTTAAAAATGCTTTTTCTTCAATAATTGATGGTCATTTAACTACTCTAATAAGCTGCATTACGTTATTTTATTTGGGCACTGGATTTGTAAAAGGCTTTGCAGCTACATTGGGTATAGGTGTTGTTTTGAGTTTATTTACAGCCTTAACATGTACAAAAGCAATATTGAAGTTCTTAATGAGTTTTCAAGGCCTTAGAAAAATTTCTAACTTTATCAACCCTAAACTAATTCCATCACCATCTATCAACGTTCAATAG
- a CDS encoding Y-family DNA polymerase has protein sequence MSKVILQIDGNNFYASCEQMIDPSIRGKALVVLSNNDGCIIARSSEARKMGIPMGQPYFKLKNKLTQLNINVRSSNYELYGDISNRLMQLLKKNCEELEIYSIDEAFGTIKRPKEKCLYKWGKDLRALVYQNIGIPISIGIGETKVLSKISNHLAKKIQNKSGIFDIGIIVNKDPYLNQIKVDKVWGIGKRMSIWLKSKGITSALELRDMSSNQIKEQYGVVGLRTQSELKGNICIPIKETSLDRKQICISRSFSYPIDSLEELNQVIIKFVLIASAKLRKYNKLSSAITVFTTTNTHSKEFYKSESTEKIEIPTSDSRIMIKKSLGLTKKIFKPYRNLKKAGVILHKLQSNKYTQKLLFNEKIIQNEFNQDRLNYIIDEINNRSDRDIINWGSSIIEKEWGPRREKLSSIKTTDIESIPIIYAN, from the coding sequence ATGTCCAAAGTAATACTTCAAATTGATGGGAATAATTTCTATGCCTCGTGTGAACAAATGATCGATCCTTCCATAAGAGGAAAGGCTTTAGTTGTACTTTCGAATAATGATGGGTGCATAATAGCTCGCAGCTCAGAGGCTAGAAAAATGGGAATTCCTATGGGACAGCCATACTTCAAGTTAAAGAATAAACTAACTCAATTAAATATAAATGTAAGAAGTTCAAATTACGAACTTTACGGTGATATAAGTAATCGATTAATGCAGCTACTAAAAAAAAATTGTGAAGAACTAGAAATTTACTCTATAGATGAAGCATTTGGAACTATAAAACGTCCAAAAGAAAAGTGCTTATATAAATGGGGAAAAGATTTAAGAGCTTTAGTTTATCAAAATATAGGGATACCAATATCAATCGGCATTGGTGAAACAAAAGTTCTATCAAAAATCTCTAATCATCTAGCAAAAAAAATACAAAACAAGTCAGGTATCTTTGATATAGGTATTATTGTAAATAAAGACCCATATCTAAATCAAATTAAAGTAGATAAAGTTTGGGGAATAGGCAAAAGAATGTCGATATGGCTAAAAAGCAAAGGAATCACTAGTGCCCTAGAACTTAGAGATATGTCAAGCAACCAAATCAAAGAACAATATGGTGTAGTTGGTTTACGCACTCAAAGCGAATTAAAAGGGAACATCTGTATCCCTATCAAAGAAACATCCTTAGATCGAAAACAAATCTGCATAAGCAGGAGTTTTTCATATCCAATAGATAGCTTAGAAGAATTGAATCAAGTAATCATTAAATTTGTATTAATCGCAAGTGCAAAGCTTCGAAAATATAATAAATTATCTTCAGCTATTACAGTATTTACTACAACAAATACTCATTCAAAGGAGTTTTATAAAAGTGAATCAACAGAAAAAATAGAAATACCAACATCTGACTCAAGAATTATGATTAAAAAAAGTTTAGGGTTAACAAAGAAAATATTCAAACCTTATAGAAATCTCAAGAAAGCAGGTGTAATATTACATAAACTACAAAGCAATAAATATACACAGAAACTACTATTTAATGAAAAAATTATTCAAAATGAATTTAATCAAGATAGGCTAAATTATATAATAGATGAAATCAATAACAGGAGTGATAGGGATATAATAAATTGGGGATCATCAATAATTGAAAAAGAATGGGGTCCGCGTAGAGAAAAGCTATCTAGTATAAAGACAACAGACATAGAAAGTATTCCAATTATATATGCTAATTAG
- a CDS encoding serine hydroxymethyltransferase has protein sequence MEFLDYLDRTEVEIIRIVEKSGYKIEENTPLCLLSNDYVGFLEKRRKVIVLCTKNAKRREGYTLIKKRDKDIFERTALHIKKALRHEAVHVAQECNNGNILKIEKKFLMNASKMKALNGSIKISGEEEKERQAYILEDKPKLVEKELKKYCL, from the coding sequence ATGGAATTCTTAGATTATTTGGATAGAACAGAAGTAGAAATCATAAGAATTGTAGAAAAGTCTGGATATAAGATAGAAGAAAATACACCACTATGTTTATTAAGTAATGACTATGTAGGTTTTTTAGAGAAGAGAAGGAAAGTAATCGTACTTTGTACAAAAAATGCTAAAAGGAGAGAGGGTTATACGCTTATAAAAAAAAGAGATAAAGATATATTCGAAAGGACAGCCTTACATATAAAAAAAGCATTAAGACATGAAGCTGTTCATGTTGCTCAAGAATGCAATAATGGAAATATATTAAAAATAGAGAAAAAGTTTTTAATGAATGCCTCAAAGATGAAGGCCTTAAATGGATCTATAAAAATATCTGGAGAGGAAGAAAAAGAGAGGCAAGCATATATATTAGAAGATAAACCAAAATTAGTAGAGAAAGAATTAAAAAAATATTGTCTATAA
- the petN gene encoding cytochrome b6-f complex subunit PetN, whose amino-acid sequence MIFTLGWASLAAIFTFSIAMVVWGRNGDGSIDI is encoded by the coding sequence ATGATCTTCACTTTAGGTTGGGCTTCTTTAGCTGCTATTTTCACTTTTTCAATAGCAATGGTTGTATGGGGCAGAAATGGTGATGGTTCTATTGATATTTAG
- the ispE gene encoding 4-(cytidine 5'-diphospho)-2-C-methyl-D-erythritol kinase, with the protein MVPPKANEDFLIAEAHAKINLHLEVLGIRSDGFHELAMVMQSINLSDQLKMTKSVNNKIILHSNNNEISNGDDNLIIKAANLLRNKVGNTELGVYIELEKNIPIGAGLAGGSTDAAATLVGLNKLWRLNLEIEELEKLSKEIGSDIPFCVSGGRQICFGRGEILEKIKIERLDLGLILVKDPSIQVSTPVAYKKYKEEYGHTYLKDDRDFEIRRNILRSNNWSDQSLLDTRTEIQNDLQKTVCPMAPEVKKSLKILSRIPGSRLVSMSGSGPSCFALFKNYDDAKKMLKKHVNDFERAGLSAWACSMKSNGVQLGNEFT; encoded by the coding sequence ATGGTTCCTCCCAAAGCAAATGAAGATTTTCTTATTGCAGAAGCACATGCAAAAATTAATCTACATTTAGAGGTTTTAGGTATTAGGTCCGATGGCTTTCATGAATTGGCAATGGTCATGCAAAGTATTAATTTAAGTGATCAATTGAAGATGACAAAAAGTGTAAATAATAAAATTATTCTTCATTCGAACAATAATGAGATTAGTAATGGTGATGACAATTTAATAATAAAAGCTGCTAATTTGTTGAGAAATAAAGTAGGAAATACAGAATTAGGTGTTTATATAGAACTTGAAAAAAATATTCCTATTGGTGCAGGATTGGCAGGCGGATCCACAGATGCTGCAGCTACATTGGTTGGATTAAATAAACTCTGGAGGTTAAATCTAGAGATTGAGGAATTAGAGAAGTTATCAAAAGAAATTGGCTCAGATATACCTTTCTGCGTTTCAGGAGGTAGGCAGATATGTTTTGGTCGAGGGGAAATTTTAGAAAAAATAAAAATTGAACGGTTAGATTTAGGTCTCATTTTGGTTAAAGACCCCTCAATCCAAGTCTCTACACCAGTTGCATATAAGAAATATAAAGAAGAGTATGGTCATACTTATCTTAAAGATGATAGGGATTTTGAAATCAGGAGAAATATTCTTAGATCTAACAACTGGTCAGACCAGTCTCTTTTAGATACTCGAACAGAAATACAAAATGATTTACAAAAAACGGTATGCCCTATGGCACCAGAGGTGAAAAAGTCTTTGAAAATCTTATCTCGAATACCTGGGTCTCGACTAGTTTCTATGAGTGGCTCTGGACCAAGTTGTTTTGCGTTGTTTAAAAATTATGATGATGCAAAAAAAATGCTAAAAAAACATGTTAATGATTTTGAAAGAGCTGGTTTATCAGCTTGGGCATGTTCAATGAAATCTAATGGAGTTCAATTAGGAAATGAATTCACCTAG
- the rsmA gene encoding 16S rRNA (adenine(1518)-N(6)/adenine(1519)-N(6))-dimethyltransferase RsmA, translating to MGDNTLNDFRHIPRKRFGQHWLKDQGVLNQIVKAARLNSEDCVLEVGPGKGALTQKLIESQAKFIQAIELDRDLVVGLKKRFAHQNKFSLREGDVLSASLEAGNGLIINKVVANIPYNITGPILKRLIGELKKPPERNFETLVLLMQKEVAQRIVALPGNSNFSALSVRIQLLAKCHDVCDVPSKCFQPAPRVDSRVVMIRPYVSRDPDFYEIGSFLEKLLKHAFAGRRKKLRNTIGSFVTSNDQIKEFFDSRGISLEQRPQEISPSNWFALAKALKET from the coding sequence ATGGGTGATAACACTTTGAACGATTTTAGGCATATTCCTAGGAAGCGCTTTGGGCAACATTGGTTGAAAGATCAGGGTGTCCTTAATCAAATAGTTAAGGCTGCCAGATTGAATTCTGAAGATTGCGTATTAGAAGTTGGTCCGGGTAAAGGAGCCTTAACTCAAAAATTAATTGAATCACAAGCAAAATTCATTCAAGCAATTGAACTAGATAGAGATTTAGTCGTTGGTTTAAAAAAACGTTTCGCTCATCAAAATAAATTTAGTCTTAGAGAGGGAGATGTTTTATCTGCTTCATTGGAGGCTGGAAATGGATTAATTATTAACAAAGTTGTAGCTAATATTCCTTATAACATTACAGGTCCAATATTAAAAAGATTGATTGGTGAATTAAAAAAACCACCTGAAAGAAATTTTGAAACTTTAGTTTTACTTATGCAAAAAGAAGTCGCACAAAGAATTGTCGCTTTACCTGGAAATAGTAATTTTAGTGCTTTAAGTGTAAGGATCCAGCTTTTGGCAAAATGTCATGATGTATGTGATGTTCCTTCTAAATGTTTTCAACCGGCACCACGGGTGGATTCCAGAGTCGTCATGATTCGACCCTATGTATCTAGAGATCCAGATTTTTATGAAATAGGGAGTTTTTTAGAGAAACTTTTAAAACATGCCTTTGCAGGTAGAAGAAAGAAATTACGAAACACGATTGGAAGTTTTGTTACTTCTAACGATCAAATAAAGGAATTTTTTGACTCTAGAGGTATTAGTCTTGAACAAAGACCACAGGAAATCTCACCTTCCAATTGGTTCGCCTTGGCAAAAGCTTTAAAAGAAACTTGA
- the secF gene encoding protein translocase subunit SecF, whose translation MKSNFNVQLYKNRKVVWLISFLLCLISVIGMLICLRSTSIQAPLNLGLDYTGGTQITLERSCTDDCITLNTSDISNNIIALKGQDKNFISNTPPNLSSSQIQLLDNSKLISIRLPFLSAAQSESVVSAVNKSFGPFINKNTSVEIIGPSLGEQLLKSSLISLFFAFLGIALYINFRYDRRYSFLALFALLHDILIVCGVFSWLGYLFNVEVDSLFAVSLLTIAGYSVNNTVVVFDRIREKSLIDNKLSFKYQIDKAVSATLTRTLYTSFTTLLPLICILIWGGSTLYWFAFSLVIGVIAGSWSSIALAPSLLSITSQKDFD comes from the coding sequence ATGAAATCTAATTTTAATGTTCAACTCTATAAAAATAGAAAAGTTGTTTGGCTTATTTCATTTTTATTATGTTTAATATCAGTAATTGGAATGCTAATTTGCCTTAGAAGTACATCTATTCAAGCTCCTTTAAACCTTGGGTTGGATTACACTGGAGGAACTCAAATAACCTTAGAGAGAAGCTGTACTGATGATTGTATTACTTTAAATACATCTGATATATCTAATAATATAATCGCTTTAAAAGGTCAGGATAAAAATTTTATTTCAAATACTCCCCCTAATTTATCTAGCTCGCAAATACAATTACTTGATAATTCAAAATTAATATCCATTAGGTTGCCATTCCTATCTGCAGCTCAATCTGAATCTGTAGTTTCAGCTGTTAATAAATCTTTTGGACCATTTATCAATAAAAATACTTCAGTTGAAATTATTGGACCTAGTCTTGGAGAGCAATTACTTAAAAGCAGTTTAATTTCTTTATTCTTTGCTTTTCTTGGAATAGCTTTATATATAAATTTTAGATATGATCGGAGGTACTCATTCTTAGCTTTATTTGCTCTTTTGCACGATATACTCATTGTTTGTGGTGTGTTTTCGTGGCTAGGATATTTATTTAATGTAGAGGTCGATTCCCTATTTGCTGTTTCTCTTTTGACTATTGCAGGTTATTCCGTAAACAATACTGTTGTGGTTTTTGATAGGATCAGAGAAAAAAGTTTAATAGATAATAAATTAAGTTTTAAATATCAAATTGATAAAGCCGTTAGTGCAACTTTAACAAGGACACTATATACAAGTTTTACTACACTACTTCCACTAATATGTATATTAATTTGGGGCGGATCAACCTTGTATTGGTTCGCATTTTCACTGGTTATAGGCGTTATAGCTGGTTCATGGTCAAGTATAGCTTTAGCTCCTTCATTGTTGTCAATAACAAGCCAAAAAGATTTTGATTGA